TTGGGGTACACAAATCCTACTTGAAATTGTAGCAATCAAATCCTGCTCTTGATTGGAGGGAGGAGGCAAGGGTCATGTCCATATATTCCCTGAATTAATATTCTCAAATCGCCATCATTAaaacatgcaaacaaacaaacaaatagcacACAAACACACCAATTTCCTCCTCTATGCCCCAGCAGGAACAGCCCAGATAGGCTCTTCTTGGTTCATCCTGCGTCTTGAACCATTTTGTGTCACTATAACAGAATGCCCGAGGCTACGTAACTTATAAGGGAAAGCAGTTTATTTAGCGGatggttctgtaggctgggaAGCACAGGGACATGGCCCTGGCTCCTGTGAGGGCTTCCGTGCTGCCTCATAATATAGCAGATAAGGTCAAACGGGAAGAGGACAGGTGTAAAGAGAACCCAAGAGATGTCCTGGCTTTGTAACAACCCTCTCTAGCAGGGAGGAAATTAACGCATTCCCAAGAGAATGAATCCAGTTTCTCCAGAGTAAGAGCTAAGTCATTACTGGAAGAATGACACCAAGCCAgtcatgagagatctgcccctcatgatctgcccacatcagctGCATTGGGGATCACACTTCAACATgtttttgggtggggacaaacaaATCATATCCAAACCGAGGCATCCTGGGTCACCTTTGTACACTTTTGGCCAGTGACTGTGGCTCAGAGACTGTAATTCCGTCATTGGCTGAGCCAGTGGAGACAAGAGTGTGAACAAAAGTtctctgaaaaggaatttggaggaCAGAGCACTTGTGCCAGTGAATACTTGGCAATCCTGGGAGAGGCTGTCTTGGGTGTGAAACCAATTGCATTGAAGGGAGTGGTAGGATTTAGTAGTGAGTGGTAGGGTTTGAAGTTCATTCCCTCTGAACTCCCTAATAAAGCCCATTTATGCAAATGAAGGATTGAAATCACTGAGCTCTGATAGGCCTGCATAGCTGAGCTCTGATTGGTCAATGATGCTGATCCCTGATTTGTTGATAGAGCCTAGCTCAGATTGGCTGGTTCTGGTGTGCTCTGGAAGCCCCAAAGTTGAACAGAGGGTGTGAGTTTTCTGGGAACTCAGAGTACATGTGTGACCTCTAGTCAGCAAATGGCCGCTTGGCTCCATTTGAATTTACATCCAGTTAGCCACTTGTGATCCATCTTAAAGGATTGGCTCTTTGACATTCAAATATGTTTACAGGGGCATGAGCTGCTGTCATTGGATTCTCCCATCATCTGAGTGAtgcatagcagctttatttagtCTTATCTAGTCTCTTTAGTCACCAAAATAAGCTTTGTCAGTATGAGAACGGTTCTGCACATTCTCTGATTTTTTGTTACTCATGTTTGCTAATGTAGCCCATTATCCTTCCTTCTTGCATCTCAGATTATCTTTTTGTGATCACTTTCCATCCACCTAAAGTATGTTCTTCCTGCGTTCTTTGAAGGTGAAGTTCACTGGTGTAAATACTGCTACATTTCTAGttagaaatgtcttttcagattGGGGTCCACAGGAAGCAGACTCTGAGATGGATTTTAGTGTGCATGACATGTACTTAGAATTAACCcctgaggaatggaagggagggaagcAGGAGTGGGCACAGAGAGAAGTGCATCCATACTGCAGGCCCAACCAAAGCCTCTTCGGATCCCAAGGGGAGCTCTGAAGGTAAAATGGCCCATCAGAATCATTCTACCTTGGGCAGAGCAAGCCAGATGTTTGTGCCTCCTCTTGGATCAGTCCTTGGATGTGGTCAGTCTCTGCAagtgcatgaccttgggcaaggcagcTCCTGCAGCTCGGGTCATACCTGAAGGAATTGATGGCTGATAGGTTTTTAAGTATTACTTTaaagtggattttaaaataaatttatcaaaatttctGTTCTAATAATTTTGAAGTAAATATTGGCAGATacaacttaaagaaaaaattttgggTTTCCTACTAGTTTTTAGTAGTGTAAAGTTGTCTTGAGAAAAGCTGTTCTAGCTGTTTAATCATTTGCAAGAGAATCAGATCAGTTGAAAACACTGAGCCCCCCTTTTAGTGGTTAAGCCTTTTTAAAAGTCCAATGCCCAATATTCATCAAGACTTTGAAATCATACCGCTGATAGAAAGTTTTTTTGTCACCTTCCTGACTCCCATAGGAATGACAGTAGCATTTCATCCTCAAACATGGTGTTGGGCTTTTGTTTGAGGTCAGtagcatcttttcttttctaggCATTTTAGGTAAAGTAAGATATACCAAATATTCACACATGCCATTTTAGCAACCTTTgagatttacattttttaaaaaaatttcttggtTTATTCATATAAATCATGTTTAtagattttctaatattaaatcaTACTAGCTTTCTGGGAAAGAAATTCCTTCCTGTGGGTGGCTTCCCTGGATATTAATTAGGTTCCTTCCTATGCCTCATCGTGGTGAAATTCTTGACCGTGCACAGTCACCGGATGGTTAAGCTCGGGTTTCTCATGACTTTCACACCCTTGGCCACTTGCTTCCTTCAAAAGCCTCAAGGCCTCACTGTGTCCTGGGGGACTTCAGGTTCCCAGAAGCAGCCTGGATCCAAGGCTCAGCTGGGCTCCCTCTGCAGCAAGAACCTGGGCTGTGGTGTGGGACAAAACAGGGGCTAGGGAAGTGCATTGGACCCCTTGAAGAGCCATTCCTTCACCTGTTTTTGTCTTAGTCTCCAGCTCTCCACACCGCTCACATTTCAGGCACAGTTGTGCTGAGAGAGCAGGCTGTACTCAACCCTGCCCACCCTCAACTATGGCAAGCTATGCATTCCAGGCATTCTTCCACACTTAGAAGATAAAACCACATATTTGTCCGGCTAACTTTTCTAAGGTTTTAGATTCTCAGCTATCTACACACAATGGCCAAAGAGCCTCATGTGCTCGTGCTCCTGTCACAGATGGAAGACAGGAAATCAAAAGATATCCAAGGAAGGGAAAAGGGTCAATAAGAAATTGGTACTCCCCAAAAGTCACACAAACATTAAACCATGAGGGGATGGTTTCCTGATCAGGAATGCAACCCATGATGTCGAGGTGAAAGCGCAGAATTTGAACTCAAAGGCTGCAAGGTGAAGTGGCCTTTGTTTTTATTCCCACAGGGGCAGTTTGAGCAGACACAGGAGTTTAACTTTCTTTAGGTCAGAATTTTTGCTCTTTACTTTTATCAAGAAGAGTTTTAAGGCTAGCTGTCACACCGATATGTGTCTTTTTATACATTTAACCTTTCTATCAATCGGTTAATATAAGAACTCTCTAAAATCcttttaataaaattgacaagGCTAATTTAAGGGATCGATCTTTTGGCCATTGACAATTATAATTCTTAATAGTGTACTGAATTTCAATAGTGACTGGATGCAATAGGCTCTTCAGAGAACAAGTAATCCCAAAGATTCCCCCTGTTCCCAGACATAGGCTAAAATTAACACATGACTCCTGGGATTGCTGTTTACCAGCACTCGCTAGCTAGaccagtggtccccaaacttTCTGGCATTTtcttggaagacaatttttccatggaccggcATTGGGGGGATGGTATTGGGATGATTCAAGGGCATTACATTAATTGCgcactttatttccattattattaccttgtaatatatattgaaataCTTATACAACTAACCATAATgtggaatcagtgggagccctgagtttgttttcttgcaactagacggtcccatctgaGAGTGATAGGAGAGGGTGACATATCATCAGGCAATAGATTCCCATAAGGAGTGTGTAACTgaagatccctcgcatgtgcagttcaccaCAGGGTTCTCGctcctatgagactctaatgctgctgacctgacaggaggcagagctcaggcggtaatgccaGTAGTGGGGAGTGTATGTAAATATAGATGAAGCTTCTGCTGCTCGCTGATGCTCACCTCCTGCTAAAacggcccggttcctaacaggccacggacctgTACCAATACCCGGACTATGGGTTGGTGATCCTTGCTCGAGGCAATAAAGTTTGAGATGACAAAAGCCCCTTATGGATGGGACTTCTTATGACAAATCCTGCCGAGAGCTAGGCACATTCggaacaaaataaaatctctccGCTTCCCAGTGAAGAGATTTGCTAGACCAGACACCTGCTGTGACCCAAAAATCACTTCCCCTGGatggtggcaagcaagagagagTGCTTCCTCTTGTTCACAAATCGAGCTCTCAAGAACACAGATCAAGACGAGAGGGAACTTTATCCTGTAACCCTCTCTATGAACAACACAGGAAGACAAAGTCAAAGGAATACACTATTTCTGGCATGAAAGGGATAAAAAATGTGAATATTCATACCATAAAGTAGTGTAAGGTGTACCAGAGTCGCTACACCTAGGCCAGTCACACAACAATCTTTTTCTCCTAGGCATGAAACCTTGTAGAGGAGACAAACAGAGGGATTTGTTTTGTACCATCTGCCCAACTGGGTTGTACAGAGAGAGAACCTGGGGGCttgactggtaagaaattcttgcCCTTTTGCCAGCTTGTCAGATGACTGCATTCCCTTAACTGCAGGTTCCAGAAGAGTGGAGTGGCTTTGGTGACCCTTCTTGCTATACCAAATTGTGTGAAGGTTTGCTAAGAAGTCAACTCACGAAAGGCAGATTAACGAGAGAAAAAGCatacaaggccgggcgcagtggctcacgcctgtaatcccagcactatgggaggctgaggcaggcggatcacgaggtcaggagatcgagaacatcctggctaacacagtgaaaccccgtctccactaaaaatacaaaaaattagccgggcgtggtggcgggcgcctgtagtcccagctacttgggaggctgaggcaggagaatggtgtgaacccgggaggcggaggttgcagtgagccgagattgcaccactccagcctgggcgacagagcgagactccgtctcaaaaaaaaaaaaaaaaaaaaaaaagcatacaaatttatttaacatatatacaCTGCAGCCTTCGAAGCAAAGGCAGAAAGGTACAGGGTAAATTGTCTATTTACATGCTCAGGTTCAACAAAGTGTGGACAGCCCTGTAGAAATATGATGGGACAAaaaggctatgacctaatgctaaTGCGGCAGGGCTTGTTTGTCTAGACTGTGCTTAGCTTCTGTGAACACAGATTTCTTCCTCctgggtatggggcaggaccctctctgtAATGGGGTCTTGTGACCTGcagtcaaacaaggtaggtcagatcATTTCTTTATGGCCAATTTTACACAAAAAAGTGgaggaaaaattagaaaagtatttttaGGCTTTGTGACCATCTTTAGAAAAAAAGGCTTCTGGTTTCTAGGACCcaccttggggaagagggattctggTCTGTACAGTTAGCTCCCCGGGAAGAATGGGGCTGACAGACAGGAGGACCCAGGACCTCAGAGAACATCTTTTACATCCGAGACTACTTCTGGGGCCTTTATTTTGGGGTATCGTGCTCTGAGCCCCAACAATAGAAGTCAGCTGCATGTGCAAGTTCATCACTTACAATTTTCACTTTCCTCAAAAACACTAAGAAAACAATACAGACAAATCCTTTGCCACTGTAAAACTAGGATTGCCTTTCTTCAAGCTTCCAGTAACATCTTCCTAGTTTCGGTCTGATAACTCACCACAAGCACCTTTAACACTCATAGTTCTAGCAACATATTGGTGATCATGATATATGTATTCTCTAAGTCAGAGATCCTTTCTCTGCAGCAAATAATTCTTTTCTTAACCCTCACTTGAATTGCATTTGGTGTCCATATTTCCCCCAGCCATCTCCTAAAGGCCCTCTAGGCTTCTTGTGCCATGCATGTCAAAATGCTTCCAGTCTCTATCCATTATctagtttcaaagctgcttccacTCTTTCAGGTGTTAGCTATCAGATCTGTTTGGCAACAGAATCCCTATTGGTTTGCTCTGTTAACCTGACAATGTACCACAgacctgggtggcttaaacagcagacattaattgttcacagttctggaggctggaagtccaaatcAAAGCATCAGCTGGGTTGTTTCCCTCTGAGTAGTAAGAGGGAAGGATCTCTTCCAGGGATTTTTCCTCAGCTTGTAGATGGCCCACTTCTCTGTATGCTACTTCACATTTTCTTCCCTGTACGCATATCTCTTTGTCTGAATTTCCCCTTTTGATAGGCACAATGCACGCTAGCCATTTCGGGTTAGAGCCCACCCTAATGAATGTAATTTAACTTCAGTATCCCACTAAAGAACCCATCTTCAAGTAGGAGAGAGACGAGGGGTCAGGAGTCCAATAGATGCATTTGGTGTTATTTTCCTTGGGGGCGGGACACAACTGAACCCATAGGACATAGGAATCCTGAGTTGTAGGTGGGAATACCTCCTGCCTCTTCCATTATGTTAAGAGAACACTGGTAACTGATGAAGGGAAATAAGGTGACCCCTACCCATCTTTTTTCAAGACTACTTGAATGTTGAgtaattttatacacacacacacacgcacacacacacacatatatttatatatatataaaatctggtttattccattaaattctctAGGTATAATGAGAGTGAAAAAGCTAACAAACATTGTTAGAGATATAATGTTGATCTGACTAATCCTTATAAAGGGAAACTTAGGAATATAAGAGACAGAAATGACCATGCAGTAAAGGgattaaatggaaaattattaaatgaaaagcATTACTGTCCTTGAAACAAGTTGCGCTATAGATATATTAGAGTTGACAATGTTTAGTTCTCGGGAAAAGAATGCATGAAAAATTTTCAGGACGCCACAGGCCACCTGCCCCTCCCCTTTATTACCTCCCCCCGCAAGAGGTCATAAGAACCCATTAATCTCATGACCTCAGGTCTCGATCACACCCCTTTGTCAAAGTTTACCCCCGTTATTTCTCAGATTCTTACATGAACTCAGAAACTAGCCTTTATTTTACTTGCAGCCTCTTAACAGGTGCCTGCCGTGAGAAAATTAGCATCTGGGGTAGAGTCGACTTTTGTCTACTGGGGGTCGCAGATCCCAGTCCTCAGGGCCTCAAGAACTGTGCCgcgaaggaagaaaaggaagggttGGAAGCAGCCTCTTCTGAAAACCTGATACCTCCCCTCCACCGCCTCCACTGTCGCCAGGAGGAAAATTCCCTCTCCCATCTTCTGAACACAAGCCAAAGTGCCTCCTGCCCTCCCGCCCCTCGTACATTTCCTCCGGGAAACCGTCGGCCTACCAGCTCTGCAATCAGTCGCACAGAATTCAAATTCGGATTCGGCTTTGATGACCTGCCAGAGAGAAAGGGACTAGAAGTTGGATAACCTCCCACCCCCATATTCCTTCCCAGGAAGAGATGAGGAGATGCAAAAGGGGTTCAAGACAGCTTGCGATCGTCTTCTCCCGCCCCTTGCCACCTCCCCGAACACCCGCCCCCGACGCCCGACAACACCCCCACCCACTTCAATCCAGGCAAATCATAAATCCTACCCAGTCGGCAGCATCCAGATGAGCCACAACTCCTTCCTCAGCGCAACCAGGCCATGGGAGTGCTCCATCCCCTGCCTCGCAGTTACTGATTCACCAAGCCGGGCGCCGCCCAGTCCTGGCGGGGCTTCCCCCACCCCTCACCGCGCCGGGCAATCGCGCGCTCTTTCTTTACCTGCGCTCCATTGGTGGGCAGCGTATGCTCCCGGGTCGACAGCTCTGTTTCGTCTTCTGGTCCCCGTAGCTCTGCAGGGGAACAGGATCGCTGGCGCCTCCTGGGCCGATAAGCGACCCCGGGGCTGCCCGGCTTAGCGAGTGCTTCGCAAGACCGCCCAGCGAGAGGTAGCCGAGTCGAGGCAGCGCGGTTCCCAAGGCAGCCACGGCTGCGCCCACCCTCCAGTTCGGACCTCAGGGCAGCCGCGGTTGCTTTCAGTCTCTGCCCGTTGAGACAAAAGAGCGTGACAAGCGGCGCGACGCGGCCAGCAGCGGGGCGACGGGGCGGCCTCCCCAGGCAGCCTCTGGCCCTGAAGCTACTGCTAGCAAGACTCGGGAGCTGGTGGGCGGGGGCTGAGGCCGACAGGCACGGGAGCCGGCGCGGCGTCAAGTGGAGCTCGGACGCAAGGACCCGGCCCATTTCCATTTTATCTGTGAGTTTGCTGCTACCCCATCGTTTCCcttctccccattcccttccGCCTCGGCTCTGCTCCGGGCTTTGAGACCGGATGCCTGAAACACGAGGTGGGACAGAAACCAAGTGAACAATGAGAGTTCCTTACCTTTGTATAGGGGGAAGGGGGGAAAcagcatttactgagtgctttctGTGTGCGGATGCGCCTGTCTCCTTTCTTCTCAGCAGCCCTGTGAAGCAGGTAGCAGTGTGCCCATTTAACAGGAAAGGACTGAAACACCCAGGCAGTACAGTTAGGAAGTGCAGAGCTAAGAGCTCACTCCCAAGTCAACATATCTGACTTCAAAGGCTGCCCCTTGCCAACACTCCTCTATTCTGTTAGATTAAGGGATAGCGGAGAAAAACCAAAGCCAGGATGGGAGGACCAACTTGGGACTGCATAGAATTAGTGAGCAAGAActgttatctccatttcacagatgaagaaactgagccaaAGACAGGGAGGTTAAGCGTCTTGCACTGTATCCCGCAGCAAAGAAGTTACAGCATCCAACTTAGCACCTGTATGTTGCTCTCTAGATGCTAATTCTTTGCCCTGGAGCATTGTCTGAAGAGCATTTTTGCACAGGTAGTCTCAAACCATCTCAACAGCAGTCTCAATGTGATGACAGTGCTGAGGGAGGGGGTGAGGAGGTAGTGGGGAGAGGGCTGAAGGAAGATGAAGGCAACCTTTATGGTGCCCAttgtacagaagaggaaactcttCTTGGCACTCTTCTTTCCttcgtttttttaaaaatactttttttatacTACAAAAAGCTGCCTGTTTTATAAAAGCAACATAATTTCGACAGCCCTTTGTGACCCCAAGGGAGGCAAGGCTCGGAGAGGTAAAATGATTTGTCTGAAATTACAAGGTGAAGCCAAAATTTGGACCGAATCTCTGAATCCAGAACTCACACTATTAACTAAAGTGAGCAAAAAGTGGGCTGCCTCAGAATCATTTTGGAGAGCTTGTTataaatgcagatttctgggccTTACCCCTGGGGGA
This genomic stretch from Pongo pygmaeus isolate AG05252 chromosome X, NHGRI_mPonPyg2-v2.0_pri, whole genome shotgun sequence harbors:
- the LOC129024941 gene encoding uncharacterized protein LOC129024941 isoform X2; its protein translation is MEMGRVLASELHLTPRRLPCLSASAPAHQLPSLASSSFRARGCLGRPPRRPAAGRVAPLVTLFCLNGQRLKATAAALRSELEGGRSRGCLGNRAASTRLPLAGRSCEALAKPGSPGVAYRPRRRQRSCSPAELRGPEDETELSTREHTLPTNGAQVIKAESEFEFCATDCRAGRPTVSRRKFLEALRTGICDPQ
- the LOC129024941 gene encoding uncharacterized protein LOC129024941 isoform X3, which encodes MEMGRVLASELHLTPRRLPCLSASAPAHQLPSLASSSFRARGCLGRPPRRPAAGRVAPLVTLFCLNGQRLKATAAALRSELEGGRSRGCLGNRAASTRLPLAGRSCEALAKPGSPGVAYRPRRRQRSCSPAELRGPEDETELSTREHTLPTNGAQVIKAESEFEFCATDCRAVLEALRTGICDPQ
- the LOC129024941 gene encoding uncharacterized protein LOC129024941 isoform X4 encodes the protein MEMGRVLASELHLTPRRLPCLSASAPAHQLPSLASSSFRARGCLGRPPRRPAAGRVAPLVTLFCLNGQRLKATAAALRSELEGGRSRGCLGNRAASTRLPLAGRSCEALAKPGSPGVAYRPRRRQRSCSPAELRGPEDETELSTREHTLPTNGAQVIKAESEFEFCATDCRAGRPTVSRRK
- the LOC129024941 gene encoding uncharacterized protein LOC129024941 isoform X1 is translated as MEMGRVLASELHLTPRRLPCLSASAPAHQLPSLASSSFRARGCLGRPPRRPAAGRVAPLVTLFCLNGQRLKATAAALRSELEGGRSRGCLGNRAASTRLPLAGRSCEALAKPGSPGVAYRPRRRQRSCSPAELRGPEDETELSTREHTLPTNGAQVIKAESEFEFCATDCRAGVHTCFCLHICTAEGEMISLLHSWEGGLYSREDGEDKRACGKLRVNISLVRQLPHMSTSCQAKTMVH